The genome window AGGCGGAGGCGCTCAACAACATTGGCGCCGTCCACCACGAGCGCGGCGCGCTCGAGGAGGCGCTGAAGGAGTACGAGGAATCGCTCGCCCTCAAGCGGGAGATCGGCGACCGGCGCGCCATCGCGAGGAGTTTGAACAACCTCGGGCTGCTGCGGGAGATCCGCGGCGAGTTCTCGGCCGCGATGGCGGCGCACCAGGAGTCCCTCGCGCTCAAGCGCGATCTCGGCGACCAGGCGGGGATCGCGTCGAGCCTCAGCAACCTGGGAAGCCTCCTCGAGAAGATGGGCGAGTACGCCGCCGCCCTCGCCTCGTGCGAGGAGAGCCTCGCCATCAAGAAAGCGCTCGGCGAGAGCTGGAGCATCCCGTACTGCCAGAACTCCCTCGGGCGGCTGCGCCTCGCGCTGAACGACATCGACGGCGCCGAGGCGCTCTTCAGCGACGCGCTGCGGGGGACGCGCGAGCTCGGGGACCGCCCCGAGGAGTGCCGATCGATCACCAACCTCGCCGAGGCGATGCTCGCCTCCGGCCGCTGCGAGGGGGCGCTGTCGGTCCTCAGGGACGCCGCGAGCCTTGCCGAGCAGCTCGGCCTCCGGGAGATGCTGGTCGAGATCCACTATCTCGCCGGCCTCGCCGCGCTCGAGTCGGGGGACGCGGCGGAGGCCGCGGCGGCGCTCTCGCGCCTCGGCGACGTCCGGGCCGGCACCCACTTCGCGCACGGAGGGGTCCTCGCAAAGCACCTCGACGCGATGGTCGCCCGGGCGCGCACGGGAGAGGAGACCGCCGCGCCGGCCTTCGACGCCGCCATCGCCGCGGCCCGCGACGTCGGGCTCCGGGGGCTCGAGTGGCGCATCCTCGACGACGCCGGAAGGGTGGACGACGCGCGGGAGGCGCTCCTCACCCTGGCCGAGGGGGTCCCCGCCGGCGATCTCCGCCGCCTCTTCCTCTCTTCCGCGCGGGCTCGGGCCCTCACCGCCCCCGGCGCCGCCGCGGGGGATATCCCCTCCGCCTGATGGGGGCCGGGGCGACGCATCGATAATTTTGATTGACGGCCCCGCCGAATGACCGTACGCTTTGGCCGACTATCTTCCGTGTCGGCCCGCCGTCTCTTCCCGGAGCCTACGAGGGTGACCCTGAGCCCCAACGTGCGCCGCGCCAACGTCCTCGCAGCCGCTGGCCTTCTCCTCGCCCTCGTCCCGTACACCCTCGCCTCCGCCGGAATCATCGAGCTGGGCCGCAAGGGGCAGCTGGCGGGCGGTAGCACGTTCACCGTCATCGTCGAGGGGCGGACCTTCAGCGAGGGAAGCCACATCGTCACCGAAAACGTCGCGAGCATCGCCGAAAAGGTCCGGGCCAACATCGACGCGAGCCCCTTCTACACCGCGACCATTCCCGATCCAACCAACAACCCCACGAACATCACGATCTTGCGGGAGACGGGCATCGAGCCGTACTCGCTCGAGGTCTTCATCAGCGACCCGAACATCGGCGGGGCCTTCGTCGACGCGGGCAGTCTCCCCTCCACGTCAGGCACCTTCCAGGGGGCGAACGCGATCGCTCACAACGGGAACTTCGAGATCGACGTCACGGTCTTCTGCCCGGGGATGCCGCCGATGGTCTTCACGCACGTGGTCTCGACAGCCCCTGCCACGAAGACCGTTGCCGACGTCAACGCCGAAATGGTCGCGCTGCTCCGAGCGAGCGGCTTCTCCGTGAGCGGGCCGACCCTCGGCAACACCTACACCCTCTATGTGCAGAGCAACCAGCGCCTCCAGCGGATCGAGATGAACCGCACAGACACCGGCATCACCACGAGCGGCGTCGGTGAGACGACGCAGTCCCAGGCCAACGTCCCCACTCTCTCCGAGTGGGGCCTCGTCTTCCTGGCGGCTCTGGTGGCCCTCGGGGGCGCGCTTCTCCTTCGCCCCGGGTCTCCCGCCTGACGACCGGTCCATGAGAGCCGGTCCATGAGAGCATGAGAGGATGAGCCGCGCATGCGCCGATTGACGAGAACCCCGAGAGGCGCTGCCGCCCTTCTCATCGCACTCCTCCCGTGCACCCTCGTCTCGGCCGGCATCATCGAGCTGGGGAGGAAGGGTCAGCTCGCCGCGGGGAGCTCGTTCACGGTCCTGGTGGCGGGCACTCCTTTCTCCGACCCGAACCATGTGGCTGGTGAGGATGCCTCGGTCATCCTCGGGCGCATCCGGGCCCAGATCGCCGCGTCCGGCTACAACGCCGTCACCGTGACCAGTCCGACGGACCCCAACCTGAACGCGATCGGGATTACGAACGCGATGGGGATGGAGCCGGCCTCGCTTCAGGTCAACGTCTCCGACGCGAACATCGGCGGCGCCGTGGTCGACTTCGGCGCGCTCGGCGGAGCCACCGCGACCGTGGCGGGCGCCAACGCCGTCACCGGGAACGTGGGCGGCACCTTCGAGATCGACATCACCCTCACGACCGGGGCGCTCTTCACTCAGATCGTGACGACTCCCTCGAAGTCGGCCACGACGGTCAACAGCGATATGGTCGCGGCGCTCACGGCGAACGGATTCACCGTCGCCGGCCCGACGAACGGCCCGTGGACCATCTCGAGGGTGGGGGCGAACCTCGCGCGGGTTCAGATGAAACGCACGGACACGGGGATCAGCGTCAGCAACGTGACGCTCGTCTCGGCGCCCGCGCCCTCCGCGCCGGTGATCGTGGCGACCATCGGGACGCCGATCCCGACGCTCTCGGAGTGGGGGCTGGTCTTCCTCGCCGCGCTCGTCGCCCTCGCGGGGATCCTCCGCCTCCGGAGCTGATCGCTCCCCTCCCGGCCTGTGGTACGATCCCCGCCCCGGCCCCCCGTTCCGAGGAGATCGCTTTGTCCGACGCGGTGTCCGCATATCTCGCCTCGATCCTCATCGGCTCCCCGCAGGTCCACGAGAACCTGACGCTCCTCCCCCTTCTCGCCTCCCGCGAGACGCCGGTCGAGTACGTCTCCCTCGACGACGCCCTGAAGTCGGGGCAGGTGGAGATCGCCGAGATCCACGAGGCGGGAAGCGTCCAGAACATCAAGGTCGTGAACCGGGGGGCGAGCAAGGTCCTGATCCTCGACGGCGAGCAGCTCGTCGGCGCGAAGCAGAACCGGATCTCGAACGCGTCGTTCATCATCCCGGAGATGAGCGAGAGGGTCATCCCGGTCTCGTGCATCGAGGAGGGGCGCTGGCGCTCCACGTCGAAATCGTTCGGCGGCACCGACTCGATGTACGCCGCCTTCGGCCGGCGGGCCAAGCTCCACGACACCACGTCGATGCTCCGCGTGAAGCGCGAGTTCCGCTCCGATCAGATCAAGGTCTGGGACACGGTGAAGAAGTACCTCGGCGAGAGCGGGACGGCGTCGAGCACCGGCTCGTTCGTCGACTACCAGGACGCGAAGCGGGGGGACCTCGACGCGTACCTCGCCGGGTTCCGCTCGGAGCCCGGCCAGGTCGGGGTGATGGTCCTCATCGACGGGAAGCTCCAGGGGCTCGACACCTTCGGCCGCCTCATCACGTGGCAGGGGGTCTTCCGCAAGCTGATCCGCTCGTACGCCATGGACGCCATCGTGAGGGCGACCGTCGAGCCGGCACCCGGAGCCCGGGCCCCTCTCGCGCCTCAGGAATTCCTCGACGCCCTCGACGCCGCGCCTCGCGAGAGCTTCGATTCCCCCGGCGAGGGGGTGGACATCCGCATCGAGACCGACGCGCTCCTCGGCGCGGCGCTCGTTCTCCGCGACGGCGTGCTGCACCTGACCGCCTTCCCGAAGACCTGAACGGCCGGCGTGGAACGCTTGACAGCCCTCGACGCCCTTCTCTAGTATCCGCCTCGGCGCTATCGTCTAGGGGTCAGGACGGATGGTTCTCAGCCATCAGACCGGGGTTCGAATCCCCGTAGCGCTACCATGACCCTGCCCGCCCCTCTCGTTCCGCTCCCCACCCGCACGGAGGTTGAATCGATGTCACGATTCACCGTCGCCGCTCTCGTACTCGCCTCGGGCATCACGTTGATTTCGGCCCAGCCCGTCAAGAACGGGCCCGAGATCCAGGTCAACACCCACCAGCCCGGCTCCCAGCAGCGCGCCTCCGTCGGCCGGGATGGCCTCGGAAACTTCGTGGTCGCGTGGCAGAGCGAGGGGCAGGATGGCTCAGGATACGGCATCTTCGGCAGGAGGTTCGGCGCGTCGGGCACCGCCGCCGGCGGCGAGTTCCAGATCAACACCTACACGCCGAACGATCAGTACGCTCCGAAAATCGCGATGAACCCGTTCGGCGAGTTCGTCGTCGTGTGGTACAGCTACCGCCAGGACGGGTCCGGATACGGCGTCTTCGGCCAGCGCTTCACGAGCGCCGGGTCCGCTCAGGGGAGCGAGTTCAGGATCAACACCAGCACCCTGGGAGATCAGTTCGACCCATCGGTCGCCATCGGCGACTCCGGCGAGTTCGTGGTCGCGTGGACCAGCTACGCCCAGGATGGCTCGGCGGACGGAGTGTTCGGCCAGCGCTTCGACAGCGCGGGCGTGCCCCAGGGGACCGAGTTCCAGGTGAACACGTACACGACCAGCGACCAGCGGAAGGCGGCCGTCAGCGTCGGCCCGCTGGGCGAGTTCACCGTCGCGTGGGAGAGCTTCGGGCAGGACGGATCCAATCTCGGGGTCTTCGGCCAGAGGTTCGACAGCTCCGGCGCCCCGCAGGGGGCCGAGTTCGCGGTGAACACCTACACGACCAACCGGCAGCAGCTTCCTTCCATCGGCACGGACTCCTCGGGCAACTTCGTGGTGGCATGGCAGAGCCGCAACCAGGATGGCTCGGGCGACGGCGTCCTCGCCCGGCGGTTCGACAGCACCGGCGCCGCGCTGGGGACCGAGTTCCAGGCGAACACGTTCACGACCGGCAATCAGAACTCCGCCTCCGTCGGCATCGACCCCTTCGGCGAGTTCACGGTGGCGTGGCAGAGCTACGGGCAAGATGGCGACGGCTTCGGAATCGTGGGACGGCACTTCAGCTCCAGCGGTGCGCCCGCGGGGGGCGAGTTCCTCGTGAACTCCTCCACCACCGGCTACCAGACGCAGCCCGAGGTGGCCATGGACCCGCAGGGGGACTTCGTCGTCGTGTGGCAGGACGATTTCCTGACCGGTTCGTTCGGCGTCTTCGCCCAGAGCTTCTCCGGCCCGCTCTCGTGCCCTCCCGGCGATGCCGATGGGGACGCCGTCTGCGACAGCGTCGACAATTGCCTCTCCCTCTACAACCCCGGCCAGGACGACACCGACCACGACGGTGTCGGGGACGCCTGCGACGTCATGATCACCGCTCCTCCCGGCGGAACGACCCTCGACTGCAACACCCCCCTGACCGTCCGGCCGACGATCACCTGGGACGGCGGGATGTACGACACATTCAGAGTGTTCGTCAGCCCGGATCCGAACTTTCCCGCGAACAACCGCGTCTCGAGCGGCGCAGGCGCGCTGAAGACAACGAGCTACACGCCCCCGGGGAGGAAATGGAAGGGAGCCTGCGCGAGGGCGAAGAAGGCGAACCCCACGGACCCCGTTCTGTTCATCAAGCTCTTCGGACAGGACCTCCAGGCCACGGCCGCCAACCCCGACCGGCGCACCTTCAGTAATGTCGTCAAGGTCTTCGTCACACCCTGAGCGGGCGGGGGCGCCGTGACGGCGCTCCCGGCCGCACCGTGAGCGCGCCGCCGACCCCGCGCCCGGGTGGGGAAGCGGGCGACCTCGCGTCGTTGCGCATCGATCGCGACGCCCTCGAAGTGCGCCGGGTGGGCGGCGGGTGGATCCGGTACGCCGTCGCCCTCGCGGTGGTCATCGCCCTCGCGCTCGCGGCGGTCGTCTCGTATCGCCGCTTCGTCGAGCCCCTCTCCATGCCGGAGGTCGAGATTGTCCGGGCCGAGGTCCTCGCCCCGGCCGCCGCGAACTCCCTTCTCACGGCGTCGGGTTACGTCGTCGCGCAGAGAAAGGCGGCGGTGACGACGAAGATCGCCGGCAGGCTCGTCGAACTGAAGGTGCGCGAG of Acidobacteriota bacterium contains these proteins:
- a CDS encoding IPTL-CTERM sorting domain-containing protein, with amino-acid sequence MRRLTRTPRGAAALLIALLPCTLVSAGIIELGRKGQLAAGSSFTVLVAGTPFSDPNHVAGEDASVILGRIRAQIAASGYNAVTVTSPTDPNLNAIGITNAMGMEPASLQVNVSDANIGGAVVDFGALGGATATVAGANAVTGNVGGTFEIDITLTTGALFTQIVTTPSKSATTVNSDMVAALTANGFTVAGPTNGPWTISRVGANLARVQMKRTDTGISVSNVTLVSAPAPSAPVIVATIGTPIPTLSEWGLVFLAALVALAGILRLRS
- a CDS encoding IPTL-CTERM sorting domain-containing protein, which gives rise to MTLSPNVRRANVLAAAGLLLALVPYTLASAGIIELGRKGQLAGGSTFTVIVEGRTFSEGSHIVTENVASIAEKVRANIDASPFYTATIPDPTNNPTNITILRETGIEPYSLEVFISDPNIGGAFVDAGSLPSTSGTFQGANAIAHNGNFEIDVTVFCPGMPPMVFTHVVSTAPATKTVADVNAEMVALLRASGFSVSGPTLGNTYTLYVQSNQRLQRIEMNRTDTGITTSGVGETTQSQANVPTLSEWGLVFLAALVALGGALLLRPGSPA